Proteins encoded together in one Lathyrus oleraceus cultivar Zhongwan6 chromosome 5, CAAS_Psat_ZW6_1.0, whole genome shotgun sequence window:
- the LOC127082134 gene encoding protein LEAD-SENSITIVE 1-like: MVSLIFSQGLAKDVTFLCELIYSSYSTISPSFDTDIPCPRCSDCNQTMTDGVISSCLDCFLSGGELHLFEYGVSKIHFLAQARGGTCTLASSDPTQEVVTRALYLLENGFGDYHFFKNNCEDFAVYCKIELVVRINNIVGGGGSGQVASYLAPVNCIASLPLGFVKTSFYGRVLVNCGMYCIRRLVSDIGFRSGVTKVPVEKIHEMARWEN, translated from the exons ATGGTATCTCTTATCTTTTCGCAAGGGCTGGCGAAG GATGTCACATTTTTATGTGAACTTATATACTCATCATATTCAACTATCT CTCCTTCCTTTGACACCGACATTCCATGCCCAAGATGCAGTGACTGCAACCAAACAATGACGGATGGTGTCATCTCATCTTGCTTAGATTGTTTTCTTTCTGGAGGAGAACTACATCTCTTTGAGTATGGTGTATCTAAAATTCATTTTCTAGCACAAGCTAGAGGAGGTACCTGCACTCTTGCTTCTTCGGATCCAACTCAAGAAGTTGTTACTCGCGCCTTGTATCTTCTTGAAAATGGATTTGGTGACTACCATTTCTTCAAGAATAACTGTGAGGATTTTGCGGTTTATTGCAAAATAGAACTGGTTGTAAGGATAAACAACATTGTAGGTGGTGGCGGAAGTGGACAGGTTGCATCTTACTTGGCTCCTGTCAACTGCATAGCTTCTTTGCCGCTTGGATTTGTGAAGACGAGTTTTTACGGCAGGGTATTGGTTAATTGTGGAATGTACTGCATTAGAAGATTGGTTTCTGATATTGGATTTCGCAG